The Spodoptera frugiperda isolate SF20-4 chromosome 2, AGI-APGP_CSIRO_Sfru_2.0, whole genome shotgun sequence genome includes the window GTGGAGGAGTGTCTCAAAGAATGGGAGGATTTAGTGGCGGATTACAAACGCTTAGAGGTAAATTTACTTGGAAtacttaacattattttatcgtCTGTTTTCATGGAATTTAAATGCGTTGTTcacgttatttttaatttgcagCCTGTTGATAGTCTACAATATTgctaataaaatcaaatattatggTTTAGTTGTATGAATGTAGTATTTATGAGCCGTATTTCGTAACGCGCTACCGTATTTTTATCTCCAAGTGTTtctagtaaaacaataaaagaacgaaaatagaaaatattttaagtcgGCTTTGTTTTCTTACAGGTTGTAAACAAAGACTATGTAACGAAATTGGAAGAAGTTGGTGAGTTGCAGGCTGCATGCATGAAGGAGATTAACCACCAGAAGTATCGCATGTCCATTATAGCCGCCGCATTGAAAAGGTCAGAACAATATACACAACATAATTATCTAAACATGGCCAGATAACATACTTCCCTATTTTCATATTTGCGATTATTATGAATCCAACATgatctataaataataaataattgttggtTTAATTAGCTCAAGTCTTCTGAACCATttatacacaattacacatgATAATGGAGTACttaataactacataattaagCTTCCAATCCAATTTAAACTAGAGCATAACCTTGATTACTATGAATTTTAATCTGTTTACCATATCATGTTAGTAAtgttaaatagaataaaattttaatttattcttctttttGAATTCATATTTTAACATCAATGCTTCTGCTAACTTTAATGAGTACTATATTAAAAGATAAGAACGTAATTTAACATTCCATTGTTATAATTTATGCCGCAAAGTTATGTTCATATACCATTAATGGGCAGATTAGATTAAATCTCAAAACTAGTTATACTTTACAGTTTCTTTGTGTAGGTCTTATGTTGGTAATCTATGacataaaacatcacacttttTTTCCAAGAGTCTGATGAGACAAacaggcaaaggtgcacatatATCTGAATggaataaagtaaaattattgtactaaaatcttaaatatacaaaattaaattgaattaaaaaatattgagtgCATGGTTGGcactgtggctgggcaaccggttgccATGTAATGTGTAgtgggttagattcccgcatggagcaactctttgtgtgatctacaatttgttgtttcatgtctgggtgccatgtgtatgtgaactttaactttgaatctttgtaaatgcacccacgacacaggggaaaatcctagtttgagacaaaatactaaaattatcacaattatgtttcttttatgATAAGAAAATTAGAAcatttaagaatattaaaattatgatttggCTATAGAAAATTCTTATCAGATTTATGTCCTACTACAAAGTTCAGGCTACAGATTAACACATATCAATTTCTTGTTATTTACCTAAAGTAATTATGTAACTAAATGATAAGGGAACAGATTATGCTGGATATAAGTACTGATAACTTTAAATCCATTTACCagtattatacttattttaaaaatacagtattataCACTAAGAATGATTTGATATAATTATTCAGTTGATTAAATGCATGTCTTTcttgataattaataatattgtttcatcTTTCCTCTCTGCAGTGCACTatagtacataaatatatggCTTATTCCAAACATTTACCCATACCTCTACCAAAAATGCAGTAATTTGATGAATAACAGTAAAAAGTTATCTATGGCAGTATGTCTTTTGTCtcagaaatgtttttgtgaCATATTGAAAGTCAAAAGTACAATAGTACCTCAAATTACTTTAACCTTAGTCACATTAAGGCTTTGCACAAAcgaattaatacatttatttgttatttgtgtaatgttttaattatgtacatataatttatgtatgttctacagtgttatttaaataattagggTGACTTTCCTCCTTTGTTTATTACTGTTGTCGAATAAAGTACAATATTTATCTTAACACACCTTTATTTGCTTGATGGACTAAGCAGAGGTGTTTTGTAGTTAATTATGTATTCCATTTGTCACATGAGATTAATCTATTACCAGACACTAAGTTAAACTTTTTACAAAGACTTTACTcatatgttattattgttgtactgaacattacgaaaataaaaactcagttattattgtttaacccTAGAAACTGTGACCACAGGCCTAGTAGTTTAGTTTGCAATCACCCTAGCAAATAATATTGCTAatgttaatacaattttaaacaggTTAGAAAAAAAAGGAGTAACGAAAGATGACCGCGTCGCGAATTTGGAGAAAGAAATAATGAAAAGGAAAGCTATGCTGCGTGAGATCAACGCGACGCTGCCCAAACAGAACAGCCTGTACTTGCGCATCATACTCGGGAACGTTAACGTTTCTATACTCAACAAAAATGACAAGTAAGTTTGGTAATTTAATTGTTAACTAGCAGCCTGAAATTATTACATATTGGTAGGTACCTGACCTACTATACCCCATTGTTTGTTGAGACCTAAACTAGTATTCTGTGCCTAAACTTCTAttattaataagtacctattgcTTACCTACCTGAtaaggttttaataatgaattttataataatttataaataaaaggaagGAAGGAAAGACCGACCAACCTATTTCTACCTATGTAGGAGTAGTCCTACATACATTTTACGAATTGTTATTCCATCGGGATTTGTTCTATATTTTTCATCAAAACTTCTTTACGAAAATCTTTACATTTTTCCCCTATATTTGGCTTTGTTACGTCATCAAACGGTCGATGTCATTGTCTGCTCATATCACATTAAACCATCTGTTTCTAAAACGGTCTCAAGGacaagtaaataaaagtaatgaaagTGTATATTAATGGAATTGATTCTTAtctatattttcattataataatataaaatcacttatcaccaggcgagatagaggccaaacgtcgacccatttaataaataaaaaaaagatgacCTTGAATTTTACTCCCTGAAAGGATAGGTAGAGGTGTGTCCACATCAGTCTTACCTGcgtttaagtttattattgttattagatttagatttcagccatgttcgtcccactgcagggcaaaggccactcttctctgtttaaagctttttgcgaccaatccttgtcatagctgtCGAGTTCGTCTCCTTTTGGACCATCTCATCATTgtcattattacaataaattctaTCTCCTTGATTTTCAAATCAACTCCTAGATCAAATCATTATCAAATTATCTCAGAATTAAATTAAGAAGGTATTTATCAGGTCTGTATACCTGTTCGGCCGCACTTCAATATACAAGACCGCATCGATAACGCACCTTTAACAAACAGTTCTATTAGGCAATGTTACTTCCTTAGGGGAAGGGTCCAATCGACGCCAACGGAAAACTAGATCAAACGTAATCAAATATAAATGCTAGGTTTTGATCGACTAGGTACATGCTTGGTATTTAATATAAGACTAATGGAGGATTAATGTCCATAGATTATTATGTGATAATCTGGCGTTATTTGGTGAACTAATTGTCTAATAATAATGAATCTAACGAAATTCATTATCGTATCTACAtagaataaaacaaagtcgttttcattgtccctatgtccctttgtatgcttaaatctttaaaactacgcaacgggtTATGatgctgttttttttaatagagtgattcaagaatatgtataatacgtgcataatatgtaaccattgcacccatgcgaagctgggtgGATCGCTAGTTAGTATAATATAAACGCGAaactttgtgtgtatgtttgttaatcaatcacacaaaggcaaataattatttatcctACGAGAATGAAGGgcgaaaaacaacaaaaatgacataaaaatagTACATAGTACATTACTTATTTGGTTAATTATTAATCGTTTACAATAAGCAACCTTGGGTCAAGGTCATAAGACTAATTGTCGAGAAACTCCTTCCTAATGATAATACAACTTGCTAATGAGAAAACTTCATGAACattaagaatttaaagattAAACACACTTTTGTCTATGTTTACCGCTTCAAAAATTATCAGCCTGtaaattttttataatgtaatacaatgttatattatataaaaaaataaataaagagtgtgttatacattttaaacattttttttaaacgaactATGTCAGTAGGTCCCTGTTCTAAATTGATACCGGACAAACCTAATGTCTTACACATTGGCCAGAATACTGTTGTGTCCAGGCAAtgcaataaaacattatatactTTATCCGATACGGGATTGAAACTTTGgtgtaagtaaattaatattgaacatTTTCCCCACAGATTCAAATACAAGGATGAATATGAAAAGTTCAAGCTGATTCTTAGTGCCATCGCCTTCGTCTTAGCCGTTGCGAATCTTTACATTGATTTCAGGTAAGAAGccacttttattataataattaacacattaaccgTCAAATCGGTCtctggtgaccgacgcttaacggaggatttaccttcaacagttttctttcggcagttaatgctttaaatgaATAGTCACTCTgcttaaaagtattattacgAGTAGTACGTAAATAACTAAATAGTaaacagaataataatatattatttgttaacatAGTTCAAGGTCCACACTGTACTTAAGAGAATGAGTCAACCATCTTAAACCTGAGTCATATAGGTATTTAAGTGTGTAGTGATTATCACCATTCTTCAGTTATGTTCTAttccattttttatggtataagtcggtaaatgagcagacggatcacctgatggtaagcaatcgccgccgccgcgactcccgaaacaccagaggcgttacaagtgtgttgccggttaggaattaaggggttgttgtggaatcggagattgggaagacggataattgggcctccggtaacctcactcacacaacgaaacataacgcaagcattgtttcacgtcggttttctgtaaggctggGGTATGACATGACTCCGGTCGAgacggctcattcgtgccggagcatggctctccttCACTTAGATACTAATAGAGGGCAAATATATTGAAATACACCATGCTCAAAACTCAAAACCAGATGTCGGACTATTACTAAGAAATTTAAGAATACTTTGCCCGCCACTCGTTTGGactatgattatttattattgaccAACCAAACAGGAAAACTGGATATATTTCGTAACTATGTTTGAGTTTGTTTGTGGAAAGCGTTATAagcgaaaaaatatttttgtgttggatagtttaTTTGTCGGGGAAGGTCAAACATCGTGCtgcgaccaataggagctgagcagtaGTTGTAACCACACGGGGGTAGCTAGTACATAATGTTTTTGTTCCAGGCCATTACAATTAATACTGTTGTTCCTGCTGGTATGGTACTATTGTACGCTGACGATCCGCGAGAGTATCCTCAAAGTGAACGGTTCTCGTATCAAGGGCTGGTGGCGGCTGCACCACTTCATATCCACTGTTGTCGCTGGCATACTTCTCATCTGGCCACAGAACGAACCTTGGAACCTCTTCAGACATACTTTCATGTGGTTCATTGCTTATATCAGTAAGTACCTTCATTACTTCTTTGTCTTCTGATAAAAACAAAGGAAGTTGGAGACTATTTCTTTTGTGTTCGTGGACAAAactgctcgttcttctccatagaaagcttaaattatattactaagggaattttatttttagtggctattttataaaatactgtttagaaaaaaaaaacagaatttacTATTGCGCGAAAGACCCTGAATGACAAATTGATCGCGTATTTGTTCTCATTTATCTGTTCCTTTCGactttcattacaaaaatatccTTCATCGATCTTCGATTCAATATGTCATCAAACTCATCAGTTATGTACAGTATATCTAGAGTAAATTAGCTTATAAGTAATGTACATTATTTGTATGGGGCGCGATAGTATCAGATTATGTATCTTTTGAAACGTTGATAACAAATATTGCACGTCAACTTGACAACAGTAGTAACTATAATAAATTGCTTTAATTTAAAGAGTACTTTGCACTATTCTAATATTCCCTCAAGGGGTAGGTggttggagctgcggactatctaacgggtttaccggggctccggctcgaaaagtgggaacggggtggtttctagttaGTAaggtgtgacactccctctcgcatcgcctgaggcgtgagaagtcattggatgattttcccccattaaaatgGTGGGAGACACTGCCTACTCCCCGTAGGTAGAGTTATAAAATTagctttgtaaatataaattctgtcttagatttaatattaattacacgtACTAAAGCTAATCGTAGAACAGTACAGTAAAACAAGCTAATAGTACAAGTCATTAACTGAAAATTTCAACCCGTCTTTAAGGTTATATATCTATCTGCTCAGACGCCTTAGAAACAGGTCCACTCGGTGGCCGATCGTCAATCTTTCATACATCATTGTTACCTTAATGtatatgtaagtaggtaaatgCAAACAAAATTGTTCTCTATTGACAATAGCTTGTCGAGAGCTGAAGTAACATAATCGTCGTATTTGTCTGACGAAATACCTAATGGTGATATGTAGGCGAATCTCGTGTCTGCGTCGTCAAATGACTAAGATTAAAGGTCGCGTGTTCAATGTGAACAACGTGACATTTTCCCCGTCTCTGACGGGACGTTATGAAACTTGAATAAAGTATAggacaattgttttttttagatGTAACAAAATACTCTAATTGTCTAGTAGTGTTCTAGTTTTTGTTAAAGGCTCGCagtcaaaaatatatcaaataacTGGGTATCAAGGTTGCGATCTTGGGCTTAATATTTACGGCTTTGCGGCTCCTATTGGTAAACATTAtttagtactagcttctgcccgcgccTTCGTTcgcagaaaattaaaaaaatagggttgtactacccctaacatttagggggatgaaaaatagatgttggccgattctcatagataccggataagcacaaaaattttcatcaaaatcagtcaagccgtttcggaggagtagggcaacgaaaactgtgacacgagaattttatatattatataaatatacctagaaTTCCAGACGCATTACTCATATGTTTCCGACCACGACCATTTTGGAGCCCGTTATCCCCAAAAGAATATGTAGACCAGAAGGCTTAGTAGGAGCTTTACGTTTAGCGAAATCGAAACGACACCGCGTTaagcgctgtgattggccggctccaatgaaccaaccaaccaaacgtaaagcaaacttgtactaaggcctAACTATAACTAAGTTACGAAgtgtataaactgacctttttTTCCACAGGTGTAGTACAATACATGCAGTTCAGATACCAAAGCGGGGTCCTATACAGGCTAAAGGCCCTGGGAGCTAGGCATAATATGGACATAACAATAGAAGGATTTCACTCATGGATGTGGCGGGGACTGTCCTATCTATTGCCATTCTTATTCGGAGGTTATGTGTTCCAACTGTACATTGCATACACGCTGTATAGCCTCAGTTACCACCCAGAAGCCACATGGCAGGTATGTACTTGAATATTTACTTATCCATTCTAATATTTACTTATGCATTAATCTGTGCCAATAGAAGACAACTTTGATAGTCCTATAAGGACTCAGGAAAGTTAAAGGTAAAAACCGTGGGCaaatgtgagtttgtttgtatgtatgaagTATTTACTCTAAATTCCGTGTCTATTAGGTGAAATAGACTCAAGTACGATCTCATTTTAAAGTAGCAGTGCTTAAGAATTATGTATTTGGCATTTGGTATGGTGGGTACAAACTACATCGAGGATATTGAGGGATGTTTTCTTGCTCCTGGTTTTTagaatcaaatacataatttcctGTACTATTTATGGTATCTCTTGGTAAAATATTGCCATGATAATTGCTAtgatttatatattattgtatgttaaGTATCAGACAATATTCTTATGCACTACTGTATGATCTGAAAGTACTTAACGTAACACAATATAAAACGACTGTCCTGTAACAAACCGACAACAGATACCAGCATTAAGTTTATCATTCCTGACGATTGGCATCGGGAACTGCGCGACGACGCTGATCGTGATCCCTCAGAAATTGAACGAGCAGGTACAGTGGAACTGAAACGATTGGACTTCGCAACGCGTCCGTGACGCGCGCCGCACGCTGTGTGATGTAGTGACGTAGACTGTAGACCTTATAGCGTGTACACAGAAGCACgtcggttttaaaaaaaaaaacaactgtcaCTGACACATTGTACCTTCAGCGACAAAAACATTGTTCGGAGACGTAATTGTCATTgaacgcaaaaaaaaaatctataaatatatcTCTTTTAATCATTTATCATCTTGTTCTTTTGTTCTCATACATGCTCTTAATAGCTAATATAAGACttcaaaaaacaattttgaaatCTTTGTATTCCTAATTTTAAGAGGTCAATGAAACTAGTACTTGCAGTCAGCCGTTACTAGTTGTGGTGACTGTACCTTTTCGTacatctattttttttacatctattctccaatatttatttcttctcaaatttaaattcattatgattattattttcatctGTTCTTGTTGCTGTTTGTACTTATAGGCATTCAAGATAGTAGTGAATTTTAATACTATTGTCATGTATTTAGCACGAACTTTCTTACCCTAGACTACACGACGTCTTCTGTTTATACgttataaatagataatttaattgcgGACGGTATTTGGATAGTTACCCAAGTCCTAATTTCAATAGGATCTGAAGGACCACTTCACCAAATGCTTGATCCGTTTGTACGCTTTTAGACaactttcatttttttttatatgtatttgacTATCGTATGTTTTAAAAGTTGAATAATTTTGGGGCAATTATGATGTCGTttttaactttgaaatattaatatttgtctGAAAGCAAACACAGAATGTAGTTCTGATAAGTTTGTCCCTGACATTGGCAccttgtaataaattaaagtttacatAGTAAATGTCCGGTAGCGCTGTCAAGTAATGTTTTAACCATCACTATTAAACACTTAAAATGTTGTTAACTACTATATTTATGACATATTTATACATTCTCTTTATCAGAACTACAGTACCAAAATGAATTCGAATGCATTCGTGTTGTATGTTTGGACCCGTGGACCAATTTGTTCCATCATAGATTGTAGAAacatagattttatatttttattttcacaatttttttaaagtgactcAAATAAACATTTCGAATCTCTTTTAAATTCCATGctctatataaatatatgttgcGCGCGACCAGTTTATGACACTTTAATAAGATGCATTATTCATGATCAATTCGATCACCTGATCGCGCGCACAATTCAATAGCATAACtatagtttttgacatttcactaatatattttatttacttatttcctTGATCTAACacattactaataaaattatgattatctGTATATTATGTGAAgttagtttatattatttattattgtgtacTTTCTATTTTCAGTAATTAAAAGGACTTCattttatacctacctactttaaacCGAGTCTGTGTTGAATGGATTtagtatattttactattttcttaatatacctacatattatgtaataaattaatgtgcataaaagcattttatctgtacatatttatgtatataaataatattaaatagtttagtttgcgtttataattcatttaagtatgtatattttatatttatgaacaaaTTTTGTGCCAAAAATGTATTTCAGTTGTGCTTTTAAGTccgtattttgtttataaacattaaagtTCTGCATTTTATTGTCGGTAGTTAGTTTTGTCATCAGCTTCGCAGGTTTTTGAGCACACAAGctattttgcttttttaaatcTTGTGTTATTGCTTTGGTGACTTTATAATTTGCCAAAATATTACAACATGtaaagaaaaagttaaaatgaaatcgaattgataataatttatatcaatAGGTATACACTGGTAcgattttattgctttttgtaAGTATATATACTTGTTCAATTCTATGAAAcggattttttttagtttgttaacATATTATCAAACTGAACAACGATTTAAAAGCAATGATGATAGTGTTTGCATGACTTATTTATATACTATTTATTGCATGTTCGATTATTCCAGTCTGCGTCACGTAGTGTGGAAAAAATCAATAgctttattatagttttatattgtGATTGCATTTTTGGACATCCAAGTGATAATTGAAACcgcattttatataaaaatactttgaaaatattgaaaacaggCAATAAGTAGTAAAATGTCTAATTATATTCACTTGTAACggctttttatgtatttttatggatCTGagcttaaataaattatgtgattttaattattgtatctTGTAAAAGGCACAAATAGTTCATTTTAGATAAACTTATTGCGATGTATGGGTACATTTTATAGtttccatacatacatattccCAACAAAATCACACTTTTTATCCAAATGATTTTTACAAATGTTTAGACAAATAAGAATTTGAAACATAAATTATGGACGTAATTATAAGCTGGAAAAGTAAATctagatatagataatttattaGACGAGCCGTCCtgcaataataaagtaataaataatggttattataatattagtgtgttaTCGAAGTGTTGATTGGTCTAGTCACATTCTCACATGGCTAATTAACTGTTACTGTAATGTTGGAATTACAGCTGGCACGGTGGCACCCACTCGAACACCTAGCGTGTTATCAGTGTTGTGAAACACCTATATCACagcaataataaatagtatgtaATGGGTGACTGTTATATGCAGGGACCGTAGGTAGATAACGTGTTTTATGAAGCCAGATTATAAGTGGCATACCTCTACAGGCTTTATGTACACAACGGAGTGAATATTTCGTGCCTTGATCAAACAATAAACTATTCGTAATTTAGTGATAATGTTGTACTTATGCTTTGTATATTCGATTAATTTATAATGGTTGTTTTTAGCTCTTATTTGtaatgaatgttatttatttgaatgcATTGATgaataaatttgtttttcagctatatttgcatttttaaatttattttatatgtattttgtttgcaCCATTCGACAGATATCTTACCTGGCGGCTTTCTTTCTTACATTGCACTGTCTCAACATGTATACAATACTGCAGACCTTGCACAAGAAATTGCAAGGAGGCTTGAAGCTCCGTTACAAATTACGTGCAATTGCCTACCGTCTATCCAATGAGCTCGCCGTGTTGGTACGTGCATGATGTATCACTTATTAGCGTACTTTGAACTTCCCACTCTGAGGTAATCACTTGCGATATTGTACAAatcaaacaatataattatttattgtgtgaTTCGAAGTAGAATACTACTTCGAAGGTAACTCTTGCGTTTGTTGATTGCAAGTGATGGCGTCAGAGTGGGAGCTGGATGAGTGAGGAGGATGCAGGTCGAGTTTGTTTGTCAGTTATGTCTGTCCGTTTTGCAAATTCGTCTGTTTTTGTTTACCATGAGCTCAAAAGTACCAGAAGTTACGTTAATATACAcagtacaaaaatatactattgatcaaacaaaaaaaagggatcgttttaataattaaataatttatataacgCTTTTCGCAAATGGTTGTCAGGATTCGAATAGTTTCAAGAACTTGAAATGTCCATGTTGGCAGTAAGCATACGGTGCTGGTAAGTAACGTTTTGAGCGAGTGTTGTCCACacggataaataaatatactggacactaaacaattaataattcagtataaatatttatctatgctaaatgtatgtaaatatttgttgcGTTTGGGCAATTAGTTTGGTTTACTGtagtacatattatgtttattgtgttGTTTGGATGTATGCTGAGTTGTACCGTAGTGTTGTGGTGGGACGCAATTCGAATTGGTTTCGAGTTGCGCCCGGGGTAAAGGTGTTAGCACACTGGCGACTATTATAgtcattattatacataatatatacgtACAATATCTCGTCCGTGTGCTAATGTCACTGAAGCTTAGAGAAgaattcattcatttttattttttttctctaagCTTGATTGCATGTAACGTGTGTTGTGTGTTGTAGCATTAGTTTATGTGTTgactataattatatattaagtGTACTCTAACGACTATGATTTGAATTGAACATTTATATTTGTCAATTACAGGAACAAAAATGGCGACAGAATAAAGTGGAAACGAAATCAGAATAACTTTATCTGGCctatattttaatgtgatttacTAACGAATGTATTGAACAGATTGATGgacaatttatattttcataattcatGGTATTCAAAACTGTATAATGTGTTATTTctctattgtaaataataatatagttatttaataaCTCTTGTGGCTTTTTTTTAACCAACATGGGTGTGGAGTTCACCAAAATCATTAATATCGACTGGATTGTTTGTGTGTGAATGCGAGGGTATTAGAAGAAAAGTCACTTGTATTAACCTTGCATTACTTATAATTCATATTTACAACACATTTAATGCttagttttataacaaaataaatacattatatagtTTGTATGAACAGCGACAAAAGAAACATTTTGGAAATTACAAATTTGCTTTACTTGGCTAGATCTTGGCTCTTGTGCTGT containing:
- the LOC118269412 gene encoding transmembrane protein 120 homolog isoform X2, with translation MDVEECLKEWEDLVADYKRLEVVNKDYVTKLEEVGELQAACMKEINHQKYRMSIIAAALKRLEKKGVTKDDRVANLEKEIMKRKAMLREINATLPKQNSLYLRIILGNVNVSILNKNDKFKYKDEYEKFKLILSAIAFVLAVANLYIDFRPLQLILLFLLVWYYCTLTIRESILKVNGSRIKGWWRLHHFISTVVAGILLIWPQNEPWNLFRHTFMWFIAYISVVQYMQFRYQSGVLYRLKALGARHNMDITIEGFHSWMWRGLSYLLPFLFGGYVFQLYIAYTLYSLSYHPEATWQISYLAAFFLTLHCLNMYTILQTLHKKLQGGLKLRYKLRAIAYRLSNELAVLEQKWRQNKVETKSE
- the LOC118269412 gene encoding transmembrane protein 120 homolog isoform X1, which codes for MDVEECLKEWEDLVADYKRLEVVNKDYVTKLEEVGELQAACMKEINHQKYRMSIIAAALKRLEKKGVTKDDRVANLEKEIMKRKAMLREINATLPKQNSLYLRIILGNVNVSILNKNDKFKYKDEYEKFKLILSAIAFVLAVANLYIDFRPLQLILLFLLVWYYCTLTIRESILKVNGSRIKGWWRLHHFISTVVAGILLIWPQNEPWNLFRHTFMWFIAYISVVQYMQFRYQSGVLYRLKALGARHNMDITIEGFHSWMWRGLSYLLPFLFGGYVFQLYIAYTLYSLSYHPEATWQIPALSLSFLTIGIGNCATTLIVIPQKLNEQISYLAAFFLTLHCLNMYTILQTLHKKLQGGLKLRYKLRAIAYRLSNELAVLEQKWRQNKVETKSE
- the LOC118269412 gene encoding transmembrane protein 120 homolog isoform X3, producing the protein MDVEECLKEWEDLVADYKRLEVVNKDYVTKLEEVGELQAACMKEINHQKYRMSIIAAALKRLEKKGVTKDDRVANLEKEIMKRKAMLREINATLPKQNSLYLRIILGNVNVSILNKNDKFKYKDEYEKFKLILSAIAFVLAVANLYIDFRPLQLILLFLLVWYYCTLTIRESILKVNGSRIKGWWRLHHFISTVVAGILLIWPQNEPWNLFRHTFMWFIAYISVVQYMQFRYQSGVLYRLKALGARHNMDITIEGFHSWMWRGLSYLLPFLFGGYVFQLYIAYTLYSLSYHPEATWQIPALSLSFLTIGIGNCATTLIVIPQKLNEQEQKWRQNKVETKSE
- the LOC118269412 gene encoding transmembrane protein 120 homolog isoform X4, which translates into the protein MDVEECLKEWEDLVADYKRLEVVNKDYVTKLEEVGELQAACMKEINHQKYRMSIIAAALKRLEKKGVTKDDRVANLEKEIMKRKAMLREINATLPKQNSLYLRIILGNVNVSILNKNDKFKYKDEYEKFKLILSAIAFVLAVANLYIDFRPLQLILLFLLVWYYCTLTIRESILKVNGSRIKGWWRLHHFISTVVAGILLIWPQNEPWNLFRHTFMWFIAYISVVQYMQFRYQSGVLYRLKALGARHNMDITIEGFHSWMWRGLSYLLPFLFGGYVFQLYIAYTLYSLSYHPEATWQIPALSLSFLTIGIGNCATTLIVIPQKLNEQ